One genomic window of Daphnia pulex isolate KAP4 chromosome 12, ASM2113471v1 includes the following:
- the LOC124208754 gene encoding adhesive plaque matrix protein-like isoform X1 has translation MKVFLIIAVLIAAIVADQAPYYQQPSYYSEYKPEYKPEYKPEYKPEYKPEYKPEYPTQKPYYAEPAYKPTYPEYKPVYTEHKPAYHEPTYAHPAPA, from the exons ATGAAg GTCTTTTTAATCATCGCCGTTTTAATTGCAGCCATTGTTGCTGATCAAGCACCCTATTATCAGCAGCCTAGCTACTACTCCgaatacaagccggagtacaagccaGAGTAtaagccggagtacaagcccgaatacaagccggagtacaagccggaATATCCAACTCAAAAGCCGTACTACGCCGAACCAGCTTACAAGCCCACTTACCCAGAGTATAAGCCAGTTTATACCGAGCACAAACCGGCTTACCATGAGCCAACGTACGCCCACCCGGCCCCAGCCTAA
- the LOC124208754 gene encoding adhesive plaque matrix protein-like isoform X2, whose amino-acid sequence MKVFLIIAVLIAAIVADQAPYYQQPSYYSEYKPEYKPEYKPEYKPEYKPEYKPEYPTQKPYYAEPAYKPTYPEYKPVYTEHKPAYHEPTYAHPAPA is encoded by the coding sequence GTCTTTTTAATCATCGCCGTTTTAATTGCAGCCATTGTTGCTGATCAAGCACCCTATTATCAGCAGCCTAGCTACTACTCCgaatacaagccggagtacaagccaGAGTAtaagccggagtacaagcccgaatacaagccggagtacaagccggaATATCCAACTCAAAAGCCGTACTACGCCGAACCAGCTTACAAGCCCACTTACCCAGAGTATAAGCCAGTTTATACCGAGCACAAACCGGCTTACCATGAGCCAACGTACGCCCACCCGGCCCCAGCCTAA
- the LOC124208748 gene encoding adhesive plaque matrix protein-like, producing MKVLIITALIVAVAADEAYHHQPNYSSYPEYKPEYKPEYKPEYKPEYKPEYKPEYKPEYKPEYKPEYKPQYKPEYKPEYKPEYPTQKPYYAEPAYKPTYPEYKPAYTEKKPAYHEPTYVHPAPAYKPAYKPAYPEYKPTYSSPPQYHPSYTPTYPVKY from the exons ATGAAG gtCTTAATAATCACCGCTTTAATTGTTgccgttgctgctgatgaAGCATATCATCATCAGCCAAACTACTCCTCCTACCCGGAATACAAGCCGGAATACAAGCCGgaatacaagccggagtacaagccggagtacaagccaGAATACAAGCCCgaatacaagccggagtatAAGCCAGAGTATAAGCCAGAGTACAAGCCACAATACAAGCCCGAATACAAGCCCGAATACAAGCCGGAATATCCAACTCAAAAGCCTTACTACGCAGAACCAGCTTACAAGCCCACTTACCCAGAGTATAAGCCAGCTTATACCGAAAAAAAACCGGCTTACCATGAACCAACGTATGTCCATCCGGCCCCAGCCTACAAACCCGCATACAAACCTGCGTATCCGGAATACAAACCGACTTACTCATCTCCACCACAGTATCATCCTTCCTACACCCCAACATATCCagtcaaatattaa
- the LOC124208753 gene encoding early nodulin-75-like: MKVLIVAALIVAVVADQAPYYQPSYSPYPEYKPEYKPEYKPEYKPEYKPEYKPEYPNQKPYYAEPSYKPTYPEYKPAYTEHKPAYHEPTYAHPAPAYKPAYKPSYPEYKPTYSSPPQYPSYAPTYPVKY; the protein is encoded by the exons ATGAAG GTCTTAATCGTCGCAGCTTtaattgttgctgttgttgctgaccAAGCACCTTATTATCAGCCGAGTTATTCTCCCTATCCGGAATACAAACCCGAGTACAAGCCGGAATACAAGCCAGAGTATAAGCCGGAATACAAGCCCGAATACAAGCCGGAATATCCGAATCAAAAGCCGTACTACGCCGAACCTTCTTACAAGCCAACTTACCCAGAGTATAAGCCAGCTTATACCGAGCACAAACCGGCTTACCATGAACCAACGTATGCCCACCCAGCCCCAGCCTACAAACCCGCATACAAGCCTTCGTATCCGGAATACAAACCGACTTACTCGTCTCCACCACAGTATCCTTCCTACGCCCCAACATATCCAGTCAAATATTAA